One region of Natronolimnobius baerhuensis genomic DNA includes:
- a CDS encoding FAD-dependent oxidoreductase has protein sequence MSDQPRVEIYTKTDCPYCDKAKDLFDAKGIEYETYNVTGDDDLFEEMVERADGRKTAPEVFIDDELIGGWDDTSALDETGELDEKLGIADDGDDNVEHRTLIIAGTGIAGLTAAIYAGRGDNEPLVIEGDEPGGQLTLTTDVANYPGFPEGIGGAELVNNMKEQARQFGADLKNGIIDSVDADEQPFRVELTNGDVYTADAVIAASGASARTLGIPGEDELMGYGLSTCATCDGAFFRGEDMLVVGGGDAAMEEATFLTKFADTVYIAHRREEFRAEQYWVNRVNEKVEQGEIEIMKNTEVVELHGSQADGVDHATLVHNDKGHPTDRLEDPETEEFDFDVGAVFFAIGHTPNTDYLENTGVKMDDDGYLKTKGGSGGGQTETHVPGIFGAGDVVDYHYQQAVTAAGMGSKAALDADEYLEDLEREAPEELEAAAADD, from the coding sequence ATGAGCGACCAGCCACGCGTCGAGATCTATACCAAAACAGACTGTCCGTATTGCGACAAAGCCAAGGACCTCTTTGATGCGAAAGGAATCGAGTACGAGACCTACAACGTCACTGGCGACGACGACTTATTCGAGGAGATGGTCGAGCGCGCAGACGGCCGCAAGACTGCGCCAGAAGTCTTTATTGACGACGAGCTCATCGGCGGCTGGGACGATACGAGCGCACTCGACGAAACGGGCGAACTCGACGAGAAACTGGGCATTGCAGACGACGGTGACGACAACGTCGAACACCGGACACTCATCATCGCCGGCACCGGAATTGCCGGCCTCACGGCAGCAATCTACGCCGGCCGCGGCGACAACGAGCCGCTGGTCATCGAAGGCGACGAACCCGGCGGCCAGCTCACCCTTACGACGGATGTCGCGAACTATCCCGGCTTCCCCGAGGGCATCGGCGGGGCTGAACTCGTGAACAACATGAAAGAGCAGGCCCGCCAGTTCGGTGCCGACCTGAAAAACGGCATTATCGACTCCGTCGATGCCGACGAGCAGCCGTTCCGCGTCGAACTCACCAACGGCGACGTCTACACCGCAGACGCGGTCATCGCCGCTTCGGGCGCAAGCGCTCGCACGCTTGGTATTCCCGGCGAAGATGAACTGATGGGCTACGGCCTGTCGACGTGTGCGACCTGTGACGGCGCGTTTTTCCGCGGCGAGGACATGCTCGTCGTCGGCGGTGGCGACGCCGCCATGGAGGAAGCAACCTTCCTCACGAAGTTCGCAGACACGGTCTACATTGCCCACCGTCGCGAGGAGTTTCGCGCCGAACAGTACTGGGTCAACCGCGTCAACGAAAAGGTCGAACAGGGCGAGATTGAGATCATGAAAAACACCGAAGTGGTCGAACTCCACGGTTCCCAGGCAGACGGCGTCGACCACGCCACGCTCGTTCACAATGACAAAGGACACCCCACCGACCGCCTCGAGGACCCCGAAACCGAGGAGTTCGACTTCGACGTCGGCGCCGTCTTCTTCGCCATCGGCCACACGCCAAACACAGACTATCTTGAGAACACCGGCGTGAAGATGGACGACGACGGCTACCTCAAGACGAAAGGCGGCTCCGGCGGCGGCCAGACCGAAACCCACGTCCCCGGCATCTTCGGCGCTGGCGACGTCGTCGACTACCACTACCAGCAAGCTGTCACCGCCGCTGGCATGGGTTCGAAGGCCGCACTCGACGCTGATGAGTATCTCGAGGACCTCGAGCGTGAAGCGCCTGAGGAACTCGAAGCAGCCGCTGCAGACGATTGA
- a CDS encoding BGTF surface domain-containing protein has translation MNENTYREKGRAVFLAAMMILSVVAMSAAFVGGAAAFNGDASEIDQDPVAFEGNHPEGSGDEAYIEVVFDEDENFDGIETDDITVDDRNGDVTVDNVYTAGSDDNTVLVELDEMVSGETEIEIDGEEYDVTVASQTIDDPSDGSDDNEEEAYYGETLAVLGLNDADQTYDVESEDDSVTRGLGSDSWVNTIDTDDRWDGADNITIIFDDDGSSSGGEVTVDLDDLGLDIETDDDSYWDTDEVTATAEADDINLDVQFDLLDDDGDSIASENETIGSNGEAEAEFNLSEIDPDHENHTVEVEQIDTGVTAESDEFTVEERPDADVEFRDNVVENLGNVAEIVVDIDDYDDEVFVQIGDAEDDNYQELISVEDASDSGNVTILYDTSETGSDAFELNDDDDEFEHIAEVESVTAPLDAGDYEMITGLDQENDENVTDETDSAFLTFEDRSELDEDALSTWTAPGDDDLTDNDDLEDTNVTQTSEIAVSDDEMDHTVVKLEQDDVFSFFGEEDDRDALDNAGVNISITETDPGPNVDPTTWSTGDDHFDVTVVEAEQDDGVVTIALDQSNLESELAQEDDYELNLTLTEVNTFIEDEDDEESISVEFSTVEADFELSAVDELPNADADVTGETNVAPGTELDTRASSSGNFFMDEESTVEDDGTFTVTYDFSDYDTGTEVEVEASESFHDLEDDFEAELVDAEEAIINLDTDAPAEVYVGDDATLDVTVSNTGGAAEDVEIGVDVGDEAVASEDVTLEAGDEWSESYNIPTEAEGDVDWGVTVDDDSDSGTVSVVEEPADDDAPADDDAPADDDAPADDDAPADDDGEDDTADDDGTPGFGVAVALFALLAAAMLAIRKQN, from the coding sequence ATGAACGAAAACACATATCGTGAAAAGGGACGTGCAGTGTTCCTCGCAGCGATGATGATCCTGTCTGTCGTTGCGATGTCCGCAGCCTTCGTTGGAGGCGCTGCAGCATTCAACGGCGACGCATCTGAAATCGATCAGGATCCGGTTGCCTTCGAGGGCAACCATCCTGAAGGTAGCGGAGATGAAGCGTACATCGAAGTCGTCTTCGACGAAGACGAGAACTTTGATGGAATTGAGACTGACGACATTACCGTTGATGACCGCAACGGAGACGTTACGGTTGACAACGTCTACACCGCTGGTTCGGACGATAATACGGTTCTCGTCGAATTAGACGAGATGGTTTCCGGTGAAACGGAGATTGAGATCGACGGTGAAGAGTATGATGTTACAGTTGCATCCCAGACGATTGACGACCCAAGTGACGGTTCTGATGACAACGAGGAAGAAGCCTACTATGGTGAAACCCTCGCAGTCTTAGGTCTCAACGATGCTGACCAGACCTACGATGTCGAAAGTGAGGACGACTCTGTGACACGTGGACTGGGTTCGGACAGTTGGGTCAATACAATTGACACGGATGACCGTTGGGACGGTGCCGATAATATTACCATCATTTTTGATGATGATGGTAGTAGTTCTGGTGGCGAAGTAACTGTTGACCTTGATGACCTTGGTCTAGACATCGAAACTGACGATGATTCTTACTGGGACACTGATGAAGTTACGGCAACCGCTGAAGCCGACGACATTAACCTCGATGTCCAGTTCGATCTCCTTGATGACGATGGTGATTCCATTGCCTCGGAAAACGAAACTATCGGGAGCAACGGTGAGGCTGAAGCCGAATTCAACCTAAGTGAGATTGATCCTGACCACGAGAACCACACTGTCGAAGTTGAGCAGATCGATACCGGTGTCACGGCTGAGTCTGACGAGTTCACTGTTGAAGAACGGCCTGACGCCGATGTCGAATTCCGCGACAACGTCGTCGAAAACCTCGGTAACGTTGCTGAGATTGTAGTTGACATCGACGACTACGACGACGAAGTCTTCGTCCAGATCGGCGACGCTGAAGACGACAACTATCAGGAACTGATTAGCGTTGAGGACGCAAGTGATAGCGGTAACGTCACGATCCTGTACGACACCTCCGAGACTGGAAGCGACGCGTTCGAGCTCAATGACGATGATGACGAATTTGAGCACATCGCTGAAGTCGAATCAGTCACTGCACCACTCGATGCCGGTGACTACGAGATGATCACTGGCCTTGATCAGGAAAATGATGAGAACGTCACGGATGAGACCGACTCTGCATTCCTCACGTTCGAAGACCGCAGTGAACTCGACGAGGATGCACTTAGCACCTGGACTGCACCAGGTGATGATGATCTCACAGACAACGATGATCTCGAGGACACGAACGTAACGCAAACGAGCGAAATCGCTGTCAGTGACGACGAAATGGATCACACAGTGGTCAAACTTGAGCAGGACGATGTCTTCTCGTTCTTTGGCGAGGAAGATGACCGAGATGCTCTGGATAATGCTGGTGTGAACATTAGCATCACTGAGACTGATCCTGGTCCGAACGTCGATCCCACTACGTGGAGTACTGGTGACGATCACTTTGACGTGACCGTCGTGGAAGCCGAGCAGGATGACGGCGTTGTTACGATCGCTCTCGACCAGAGCAACCTTGAGTCCGAACTCGCTCAAGAAGATGACTACGAACTGAATCTCACGCTCACCGAGGTCAACACGTTCATCGAGGACGAGGACGACGAAGAGAGTATCTCGGTTGAGTTCAGCACCGTTGAAGCAGACTTCGAGCTCAGCGCTGTCGACGAACTGCCAAACGCTGACGCTGACGTAACCGGCGAGACGAACGTCGCACCCGGTACGGAACTCGACACCCGCGCATCCTCCTCCGGTAACTTCTTCATGGATGAAGAGAGCACCGTCGAGGATGACGGCACCTTCACGGTGACCTACGACTTCAGCGACTACGACACTGGCACGGAAGTCGAAGTTGAAGCCTCTGAGTCGTTCCACGACCTTGAGGATGACTTCGAAGCCGAACTCGTCGACGCTGAAGAAGCAATCATCAACCTCGACACTGACGCACCTGCAGAAGTGTACGTTGGTGACGACGCAACCCTTGACGTGACCGTCTCGAACACCGGCGGCGCTGCTGAGGACGTCGAAATCGGCGTTGACGTCGGCGACGAAGCTGTCGCCTCCGAGGACGTCACGCTCGAGGCTGGCGACGAGTGGTCCGAAAGCTACAACATCCCAACCGAGGCTGAAGGCGATGTTGATTGGGGCGTCACCGTTGATGACGACTCCGATAGCGGCACCGTGAGCGTTGTTGAAGAACCTGCAGATGACGACGCACCTGCAGATGACGACGCACCTGCAGATGACGACGCACCTGCAGATGATGACGCACCTGCAGATGATGACGGTGAGGACGACACCGCGGACGATGACGGCACGCCTGGCTTTGGCGTCGCTGTTGCACTGTTCGCACTGCTCGCCGCTGCAATGCTCGCCATCCGCAAGCAGAACTAA
- a CDS encoding BGTF surface domain-containing protein has protein sequence MTHNKNSYREKGRALFLAAMMVLSVVAMSAAFAGAAAAANEETEVEQGPVAYGPHDSLSSGDEQSIEAVFEDDVSGLSSGDEITVKDRHGEELTWNVDTATNVLILTNDTADDVLIGDGTLEIEWDDTTEEYDIEGTSTAAVDPAYEAGSDSEDAYHGENIAIVGSTGATVDISSEDSSITRGLGSDSNVRTLDTSDDRWSGADNITVDFVGGDDVTIELDDLGLNVETDEDSYWDTQNVTATAEADDIDRPVEFQLLNEDGDEVANVTDKTIGSDGEVDAEFNLSDEDVDHENHTIEVEDISSGVTAESDEFSVEERPDADVAFDGNVVEHLGNIAEITVDIDDYDDEVFVQIGDEEDDNYQDLIGVEDGSDSGNVTIHFNTAEVGEDAYSLADDDDEINFESMNQSGISAPLDAGDYEMITGLDNDDNNVTDETDSAFLTLEDRTELNEDGLSVWTAPGDDDLADSDDLEDTTLTQTDEIAVSDDEMDHTVVQLESNSIFAFLEEGNEESDLSDAGIELNITETDPGPNTDAETWTAADNFSATVLEAEQDDGVATIALDQGDLFDNLSQEDDYELSLTLNDSNTFIDDEDDEETATIEFSTVSADFELSAVDELPNADADVTGETNVAPGTELDTRASSSGNFFMDEESTVEDDGTFTVTYDFSDYDTGTEVEVEASESFHDLEDDFEAELVDAEEAIINLDTDAPAEVYVGDDATLDVTVSNTGGAAEDVEIGVDVGDEAVASEDVTLEAGDEWSESYNIPTEAEGDVDWGVTVDDDSDSGTVSVVEEPADDDAPADDDAPADDDAPADDDAPADDDGEDDTADDDGTPGFGVAVALFALLAAAMLAIRKQN, from the coding sequence ATGACACATAACAAAAACTCATATCGCGAGAAGGGACGTGCGTTGTTCCTTGCCGCGATGATGGTTCTGTCTGTCGTCGCGATGTCTGCCGCCTTCGCGGGCGCAGCAGCCGCGGCGAACGAAGAAACCGAAGTAGAACAGGGACCCGTCGCCTACGGACCGCACGACAGTCTGTCCAGCGGCGATGAACAATCTATCGAAGCCGTCTTTGAAGACGACGTAAGCGGCCTTTCGTCGGGTGACGAAATCACCGTCAAGGACCGACATGGTGAAGAACTCACCTGGAACGTTGATACGGCTACTAACGTTCTGATTCTCACGAATGATACCGCTGACGATGTGCTAATCGGTGACGGAACGCTCGAAATTGAGTGGGACGACACTACTGAAGAATACGACATCGAAGGTACGTCAACTGCTGCTGTCGATCCGGCCTATGAGGCAGGATCTGACTCGGAAGACGCTTACCACGGTGAGAACATCGCAATTGTCGGTAGCACCGGTGCCACCGTCGATATCTCCAGCGAAGATTCGTCCATCACCCGTGGTCTCGGCTCTGACAGCAACGTCCGCACGCTCGATACCAGTGACGACCGCTGGAGCGGCGCTGACAACATTACTGTCGACTTCGTGGGCGGTGACGATGTGACGATTGAACTTGACGACCTCGGCCTCAACGTCGAAACGGACGAGGACTCGTACTGGGACACCCAGAACGTCACTGCTACAGCTGAAGCTGACGACATCGACCGCCCTGTTGAGTTCCAACTGCTCAACGAAGATGGCGACGAAGTCGCTAACGTGACCGACAAGACCATCGGCTCCGACGGTGAAGTCGACGCTGAGTTCAACCTGAGCGACGAAGACGTCGACCACGAGAACCACACCATCGAAGTCGAAGACATCAGCTCCGGTGTCACGGCTGAATCCGACGAGTTCTCCGTTGAAGAACGACCTGACGCGGATGTCGCGTTCGACGGCAACGTCGTCGAGCACCTCGGTAACATCGCCGAGATCACCGTCGACATCGACGACTACGACGATGAAGTCTTTGTGCAGATCGGTGACGAAGAAGACGACAACTACCAAGACCTGATCGGTGTTGAAGACGGTAGCGACAGCGGTAACGTCACTATCCACTTCAACACAGCCGAAGTTGGTGAGGACGCATACAGCCTCGCTGACGACGACGACGAAATCAACTTTGAGAGTATGAACCAGTCCGGCATCTCCGCACCGCTCGACGCGGGCGACTACGAGATGATCACTGGTCTGGACAACGACGACAACAACGTCACGGACGAGACTGACTCCGCATTCCTCACGCTCGAGGACCGCACCGAGCTTAACGAGGACGGTCTCAGTGTCTGGACTGCACCTGGCGACGATGACCTCGCAGACAGCGACGATCTCGAGGACACGACGCTGACGCAGACGGACGAGATCGCAGTCAGTGACGACGAGATGGACCACACGGTCGTCCAGCTCGAGTCTAACAGCATCTTCGCCTTCCTCGAGGAAGGTAACGAAGAGTCCGACCTCAGCGATGCTGGTATCGAACTCAACATCACTGAGACCGACCCTGGTCCAAACACTGACGCAGAGACCTGGACCGCCGCAGACAACTTCAGCGCAACCGTCCTCGAGGCTGAGCAGGACGATGGCGTTGCCACAATTGCCCTCGATCAGGGTGACCTCTTCGACAACCTCAGCCAGGAAGATGACTACGAGCTGAGCCTCACGCTGAACGACTCCAACACGTTCATCGACGACGAGGATGACGAAGAGACAGCAACGATTGAATTCAGTACCGTTAGTGCAGACTTCGAACTCAGCGCTGTCGACGAACTGCCAAACGCTGACGCTGACGTAACCGGCGAGACGAACGTCGCACCGGGTACGGAACTCGATACCCGCGCATCCTCCTCCGGTAACTTCTTCATGGATGAAGAGAGCACCGTCGAGGATGACGGTACCTTCACGGTGACCTACGACTTCAGCGACTACGACACTGGCACGGAAGTCGAAGTTGAAGCCTCCGAGTCGTTCCACGACCTTGAGGATGACTTCGAAGCCGAACTCGTCGACGCTGAAGAAGCAATCATCAACCTCGACACTGACGCACCTGCAGAAGTGTACGTTGGTGACGACGCAACCCTTGACGTGACCGTCTCGAACACCGGCGGCGCTGCTGAGGACGTCGAAATCGGCGTTGACGTCGGCGACGAAGCTGTCGCCTCCGAGGACGTCACGCTCGAGGCTGGCGACGAGTGGTCCGAAAGCTACAACATCCCAACCGAGGCTGAAGGCGATGTTGATTGGGGCGTCACCGTTGATGACGACTCCGATAGCGGCACCGTGAGCGTTGTTGAAGAACCTGCAGATGACGACGCACCTGCAGATGACGACGCACCTGCAGATGACGACGCACCTGCAGATGATGACGCACCTGCAGATGATGACGGTGAGGACGACACCGCGGACGATGACGGCACGCCTGGCTTTGGCGTCGCTGTTGCACTGTTCGCACTGCTCGCCGCTGCAATGCTCGCCATCCGCAAGCAGAACTAA
- a CDS encoding TetR/AcrR family transcriptional regulator — MKNNPFDDVDGTQAEILKATYQALFNHGYSELTIKRIGDQFDKSPSLIYHHYDDKDALVLACLEYLLESFESELIDDSIENPRERLEESIFWSVDPTFDAEAERFFTMMLELRARSTHDAAYRTYFERNDRIMHAYFVDVIQEGIETGVFREVDPDAVAETLLTLIVGAVHRRSSVESELSLDKLQVEVQMYLNRRLYKCT; from the coding sequence ATGAAGAACAATCCGTTTGACGATGTCGACGGTACGCAGGCAGAAATACTCAAAGCAACCTACCAGGCGCTTTTCAACCATGGCTACAGTGAGCTTACAATCAAGCGAATCGGCGACCAGTTTGATAAGAGTCCCTCCCTCATTTATCACCACTACGACGATAAGGATGCGTTAGTTCTTGCGTGCTTAGAATACCTTCTTGAATCGTTTGAGTCGGAACTGATTGACGACTCAATAGAGAATCCTCGGGAACGGCTCGAGGAGAGTATCTTCTGGTCCGTTGATCCCACGTTTGACGCAGAGGCGGAACGATTCTTTACGATGATGCTCGAGTTGCGAGCACGGTCGACTCATGATGCAGCGTACCGCACGTACTTCGAGCGAAATGATCGGATAATGCACGCGTACTTTGTGGATGTAATCCAAGAAGGAATTGAGACTGGTGTCTTCCGAGAAGTTGATCCGGATGCCGTTGCTGAAACGCTTTTGACGCTGATCGTTGGGGCTGTTCATCGTCGGTCGTCCGTCGAGAGCGAATTGTCGCTCGATAAGTTGCAAGTAGAAGTACAGATGTACTTAAACAGACGACTCTATAAATGTACTTAG
- a CDS encoding COG1361 S-layer family protein → MNETHASISGSGIVVDGETAEEHIGNLEPNESTVVSVDIGVDDAVSEGTKSLQATFTYRDTHGIERETAPTMTSLPLGKSQSFSINNIVDTLSVGYDGHIGGEITNEGPRAIDDAVLVVEPMSETLYIEDTRYALPPLEPGETTTFTYPTDVSGQADAGPRQLRFSIEYTGSSGEATLEDGPFTDRVTVDERTDEFALGDDPITVQQGDRTEFALEITNQREETLSNIDAQLYTDSPLSTVNDEAFVPALEPGESTELTFDVAASESAPTEYHPVELDFQYDTERGDTVVSSVYQHPIEVMPGEDDDSGGITGTVVGIMALLSVAGLGVGMWWRRT, encoded by the coding sequence GTGAACGAGACGCATGCGTCTATTTCTGGGTCCGGAATAGTCGTCGACGGTGAAACTGCCGAGGAACACATCGGAAATCTCGAGCCTAACGAGTCGACAGTTGTTTCGGTCGATATCGGTGTCGATGACGCGGTTAGCGAAGGAACAAAATCGCTACAAGCAACGTTCACGTACAGAGACACACACGGTATCGAACGCGAGACGGCACCGACGATGACCAGTCTTCCGCTTGGAAAGAGCCAATCATTCTCGATCAACAATATTGTGGACACGCTGTCGGTCGGTTACGACGGCCATATTGGCGGTGAAATCACCAACGAGGGGCCGCGAGCGATTGACGACGCCGTCCTCGTCGTCGAGCCGATGAGCGAAACACTGTATATCGAGGATACGCGCTATGCGCTTCCCCCACTCGAGCCAGGTGAGACAACGACGTTTACCTATCCGACAGACGTCAGCGGGCAGGCCGATGCCGGACCGCGCCAACTGCGATTCTCCATCGAGTACACCGGCTCGAGCGGTGAGGCGACGCTCGAGGACGGGCCATTTACCGACCGCGTCACCGTCGACGAGCGGACGGACGAGTTCGCACTGGGAGACGATCCCATCACTGTCCAGCAGGGTGACCGAACGGAGTTTGCCCTCGAGATCACCAACCAGCGCGAGGAGACCCTCTCAAATATCGACGCCCAACTGTACACCGACAGTCCGCTGAGTACGGTAAACGACGAGGCGTTCGTCCCCGCCCTCGAGCCAGGTGAGTCGACGGAACTCACCTTCGACGTTGCGGCCAGCGAGAGTGCACCGACCGAGTACCACCCGGTCGAACTCGACTTCCAGTACGACACGGAACGCGGTGACACGGTCGTCTCCAGCGTCTACCAGCATCCAATCGAAGTCATGCCGGGCGAGGATGACGATAGCGGCGGAATTACGGGCACGGTCGTCGGGATCATGGCGTTGCTGTCGGTCGCTGGTCTCGGCGTCGGGATGTGGTGGCGTCGGACGTGA
- a CDS encoding efflux RND transporter permease subunit yields the protein MTNADRPGSAPDNSDEASAADASRPRGVIGRLAAFDLRSRIGSTDDGRTGTDSRTRAETKTNADTKPDSSGRKSDESGGNRGEDPFTRRINPLITNRPWTVVFVFILLTALFLGGAMVGGGDQEAGTDQFTEGTEQQEAFDDMQENFDRGTRDSGGTTAQLFITDDRNVLSEPSLLRMLEFQDRIENEDGLRVASSTSPASLVAMELEPTAETAEAQIRAVESASQRQLNTAIADADENAGLPVSTDFTPESASANVAQIAVTYDTPPNADTDDHAVLQFSTQDLANEIDGFDTDENVVIFGDAILEEEMLQLLGDTSIVVFPAAIVLILFFLLVAYRDPIDLGLGLAALLMTMIWTFGFMGIANIPFSDSLLVVFPLLLAVGIDFGIHIINRYREERIAGASIRDAMGITTTQLTTALLIVTLTTVFSFAANLVSEMTRDFGIVAAAGMIFTFLIFGVFLPAGKVGFDRLREGTRFPTFGSTPLGSEGSLMGRVLPVGVYIARFVPVVFVVAILLIGLGAGAYGTGVDTEFDDEAFFPDEDRIEQYKSLPGPLAPGDYTFMTVLKHMEEDFEQGMEGSVTVYIDDPGLRDDGALGDIDRALENPPDAFETGENNRVTEANSILSVIDQQAAADPAFAQTVARYDSSGNEVPDRELDAVYDHLFDDHESAAMDRMTTDRSASRIDIPIHVDAEQDEAVAAAGDVADSLSLDATPTGQLVIFEGVIEQTTESAITSLLVAFVLTMVFLVLSYWWLEGRAVYGVINLVPVLLAVALLAGTMRLLDIPLSPINAPILSVSIGLGVDYTVHLMHRFVDEYEDSDDLEQALLVTVRGTGGALTGSMLTTVCGLGVLYLALIPLIMEFGLLLALGVFYAWLASIVVLPSTIVVWDRLDQRYGSLEFDQLFESRS from the coding sequence ATGACTAACGCAGATCGCCCTGGCTCTGCCCCCGACAACAGCGACGAGGCTTCCGCAGCCGACGCGTCCCGCCCACGCGGCGTCATCGGTCGCCTGGCCGCGTTCGATCTACGCTCGAGGATCGGGTCGACAGATGATGGGCGCACAGGAACGGACTCGAGGACGAGGGCGGAGACGAAGACGAATGCAGACACGAAGCCGGACTCGAGTGGACGGAAAAGCGACGAAAGCGGAGGTAATCGCGGTGAGGACCCGTTCACACGTCGAATCAACCCGCTGATTACGAATCGGCCGTGGACGGTCGTTTTCGTCTTTATCTTGCTGACTGCGCTCTTTCTCGGCGGGGCAATGGTCGGTGGCGGCGACCAGGAAGCCGGGACGGACCAGTTCACCGAGGGCACCGAACAGCAGGAAGCCTTCGACGATATGCAGGAGAACTTCGACCGTGGGACGCGCGATTCCGGTGGGACGACCGCGCAGTTGTTCATTACCGATGACCGGAACGTCCTCTCAGAGCCGAGTTTATTGCGGATGCTCGAGTTCCAGGATCGGATCGAGAACGAAGACGGCCTGAGAGTTGCCTCCTCGACGAGTCCGGCGTCGCTCGTCGCGATGGAACTCGAGCCGACAGCGGAGACTGCTGAAGCGCAGATCCGTGCCGTCGAGTCAGCCTCACAGCGCCAACTCAACACGGCGATTGCCGATGCGGATGAGAACGCAGGGCTGCCGGTAAGCACGGATTTCACTCCTGAATCGGCCAGTGCCAACGTTGCCCAGATTGCGGTCACGTACGACACACCGCCGAATGCGGATACGGATGATCACGCAGTGCTCCAGTTCTCGACACAGGATCTCGCAAACGAGATTGACGGCTTCGATACGGACGAGAACGTCGTCATCTTCGGCGATGCGATTCTCGAGGAAGAGATGTTACAGTTGCTCGGCGATACGTCTATCGTGGTCTTCCCGGCCGCAATCGTGCTGATTCTGTTCTTCTTGCTGGTGGCCTACCGCGACCCTATCGACCTCGGACTCGGGCTGGCTGCGCTGTTGATGACGATGATCTGGACGTTCGGGTTCATGGGAATCGCGAATATCCCGTTCTCGGACTCGTTGCTCGTTGTCTTTCCGCTATTGCTCGCGGTCGGGATCGACTTCGGGATTCATATTATCAATCGCTATCGCGAGGAGCGAATCGCCGGTGCGTCGATTCGTGATGCGATGGGGATTACGACGACTCAACTCACGACAGCACTACTCATCGTCACACTGACGACTGTTTTCAGTTTCGCAGCGAACCTCGTCAGCGAGATGACGCGTGACTTCGGGATCGTCGCTGCAGCAGGCATGATCTTTACGTTCCTCATCTTTGGCGTCTTCCTCCCTGCCGGCAAGGTTGGGTTCGACCGCTTGCGCGAGGGAACCCGCTTCCCAACGTTCGGGTCGACACCGCTTGGAAGCGAAGGATCGCTCATGGGCCGGGTGCTGCCAGTTGGCGTCTATATCGCCCGGTTTGTCCCCGTCGTCTTCGTCGTGGCAATACTTCTTATCGGCTTGGGTGCTGGGGCCTACGGAACCGGCGTCGATACCGAGTTCGACGACGAGGCGTTCTTCCCCGACGAGGACCGTATCGAGCAGTACAAAAGCTTGCCCGGCCCGCTTGCACCCGGTGACTACACCTTCATGACCGTCCTCAAACACATGGAGGAAGACTTCGAACAGGGGATGGAGGGGTCAGTAACCGTCTATATCGACGATCCAGGACTCAGGGATGATGGCGCACTGGGAGACATTGACCGTGCACTCGAGAACCCACCAGACGCGTTCGAGACTGGCGAGAACAACCGGGTTACGGAGGCAAACAGCATCCTCTCGGTTATCGACCAGCAGGCAGCGGCCGATCCAGCGTTCGCCCAGACCGTGGCACGATACGACTCGAGCGGGAACGAGGTGCCGGACCGTGAACTTGATGCGGTCTACGATCACCTGTTCGATGACCACGAGTCGGCGGCTATGGATCGCATGACGACAGACCGGAGTGCAAGTCGAATCGATATTCCGATCCACGTCGATGCAGAGCAAGACGAAGCGGTCGCGGCTGCCGGTGACGTAGCGGACAGTCTCTCGCTGGATGCGACACCGACTGGCCAACTTGTCATCTTCGAAGGCGTCATCGAGCAGACCACGGAGTCGGCGATCACCAGCCTCCTCGTCGCGTTCGTGCTGACGATGGTCTTCCTCGTGCTCTCGTACTGGTGGCTCGAGGGCCGAGCCGTCTACGGTGTGATCAACCTCGTGCCGGTGTTGCTCGCCGTTGCCTTGCTCGCCGGGACGATGCGCCTACTTGATATTCCGTTGAGTCCGATCAACGCGCCGATTCTCTCGGTGTCAATCGGTCTGGGCGTCGACTACACGGTCCACCTAATGCACCGGTTCGTCGACGAATACGAGGACAGCGACGACCTCGAGCAGGCGTTGCTCGTGACCGTCCGCGGGACTGGCGGCGCACTCACCGGCAGTATGCTCACGACAGTCTGTGGACTGGGCGTCCTGTATCTCGCCTTGATCCCGCTGATCATGGAGTTTGGCCTCCTCCTCGCACTGGGTGTGTTCTACGCCTGGCTCGCCTCGATTGTCGTCTTGCCGTCGACGATTGTCGTCTGGGATCGTCTTGACCAACGCTACGGCTCACTCGAGTTCGACCAACTGTTCGAATCGCGGTCGTAA